The stretch of DNA GAATCGTGGCTCCAATATCGACCGCCCTTAGCATGAGCTCAAGGTGGCCCCTATGCAAAGGCGTTTCTCGTACCACTAGTACTAGCCGCTTACGTTCTTTTAGAGTAACGTCTGCAGCTCGAATCAGCAAGTTTTCGTTCCAAGAATTGGCGACCCCTGATAAGGTCTTAACGCTACATGGCACAATTACCATCCCGTCGTGGTGGAATGAACCGCTAGCAATAGCAGCCCCTACATCTCGGTTGTCGTACACATAGTCAGCAAGGCTTTCCACTTCCTCAGGTGTATACTGAGTCTCCAGGGAAGTAGTTCTCCTTGCCCAGTCACTCATTACCAGGTGGACCTCTGCACCCATAGCCTTCAGGGTTTCAACTAACCTAATTCCATAAATCTGTCCTGTAGCTCCAGACATCCCCACCACTATTCGTGGCTTCTTCCCAGCGTCCATTCGCCAGCTTCCTTTCAAGGTTAATTGGCGCCTGGCAATCCCGCTAACAAAGGGCATTGCCAGGCAAACCATCGCAAGAATTAGTCGACCATTGTGCTGCAAGATGCTAGATCGCCTACTTGACCAAGTAACCCCACTTTTCCAAGGTCTTCTTCTTAACTTCAGGTGAGGGCATATTGACTGGTGGGAATTTATCCCTCCACTCGTATGGCCTAGTAGCGTCAATGATAGCCCGTGAGTTCCAGAGGG from Clostridia bacterium encodes:
- a CDS encoding UbiX family flavin prenyltransferase, producing MDAGKKPRIVVGMSGATGQIYGIRLVETLKAMGAEVHLVMSDWARRTTSLETQYTPEEVESLADYVYDNRDVGAAIASGSFHHDGMVIVPCSVKTLSGVANSWNENLLIRAADVTLKERKRLVLVVRETPLHRGHLELMLRAVDIGATILPPMPAFYYRPRAVNDIVIHTVARILDALDVRQELIKEWTGVSEVLHGEDLQVI